Proteins from a single region of Octopus bimaculoides isolate UCB-OBI-ISO-001 chromosome 11, ASM119413v2, whole genome shotgun sequence:
- the LOC106877915 gene encoding copine-8: MDVTLAIDFTISNQDPQLPNSNHYHTSNQRSLYGAAIHALQPLLQKYNSNNWYHVYGFGAKKKENHEDLYPFFSITFDNEKPYCTGVEEILKKYRSCLDVIDLFIHFDIVPLIEITIHHIKKNGCYNILIVFTDEYFNDMREFERMLPQVSQLTVKQSIISRPIIFLSVMMQFSLKQ; the protein is encoded by the exons ATGGATGTGACACTTGCTATAGACTTTACAATTTCAAACCAAGACCCTCAGTTGCCGAATAGCAACCACTACCACACTTCTAACCAGAGGAGTTTATACGGTGCCGCCATACATGCTTTACAGCCCTTGCTACAAAAGTACAACAG CAACAATTGGTATCATGTTTATGGATTTGGCgccaaaaaaaaggaaaatcatgAAGATCTTTATCCATTTTTTTCAATA ACTTTCGATAACGAAAAACCGTATTGCACCGGGGTTGAGGAAATACTGAAAAAATACCGCAGTTGTCTTgatgttattgatttatttatacattttgacaTAGTTCCACTGATAGAAATTACTATTCA ccatataaaaaaaaatggatgctacaatattctcattgttttcacggatgaatattttaatgatatgcGGGAGTTTGAAAGAATGTTGCCACAGGTGAGTCAATTAACTGTCAAACAATCAATCATCAGTCGACCAATCATTTTTCTGTCTGTCATGATGCAATTTAGTTTAAAGCAATGA